A genome region from Bradyrhizobium commune includes the following:
- a CDS encoding DUF4132 domain-containing protein: MALFDVFKSKVRTLEDWSPDVPWSNVDVAALIADMRRTNVPALDKIIIDVIDDHGRHRWLEVRGEVRRVVEALYEAEKMRLLGRTTLIEAALQSLFARFGCRPEHGSFFHNIHDWEGLIRDAIHASGAMNMKLDDLATLDIVRAARCRLSRGARRELRDIARLLVEKVPEPMSAVQRRSLVDLAGLVDKAPWKAWDYREVLQSIEPMFAKIGRPLAESDVFVKDQQLKGIAEAAFEYVCGGISPPLKTVIRGIYEDDSARDFEKRPGISELQASTPEAKGELLALIVDVYLRVVALRDSKAPNFPAYNEISAHLAIARLVPGTKLVTHRGNYASGLGELVAVVLKKKIIADDRTSAELLATMPRWDALQDMRVVKIILATIAAGPAPLTRKAAQDLLSDTSATFDGKGRASRVQALEALGAALESRAFATDPGQSIELPLPPRPVFEPITAKSVVLRSLWDYYGDLSDFRKCSAEDRAYVEQCLRRPPPRPPAEGTLSLIQAAAMALRALSTADEADVDAGPLLARMGKLSEIPQELRAPWKSLHIRALELEGKSSPSGKWLKAAHETLSGLSPQQKIAFLGAVLDMPGPSGVLARAAVYLAAEWSPDAVGPMLARHAQNVCFQSIPSWGMRDERLGNACLWALIHLPQGGGVPYLARLLSRVKYPKVKKRIEAALNEAAAEAGITRGELDELSVPTHDLDAHGTAEIAVGEGAALLAIAGTASVEVTWRAANGKVSKSVPAVLKERKDAIKAVKALAKEIEADLSVQPQRLQRLWLDDRRWAAEVWRQRYAEHPLVGALSRRLIWNVHHGDDRVAVAWSGGGMTDVSGKPVSIDGAEITLWHPIGCTVGEVMAWRERLGALDITQPFKQAHREVYLVTEAERRTGAYSNRFAGHIVKQHQLMALARLNGWMVTHRIWADRPNDEPTHIVLPRQGLVAEFWTAGAGGDDPEVTDAQAYLYLTTDQLRFYRIANPAEAVVASARGPERGAAANIEDVPPLALSEVMRHCDLFVGVASVANDPNWADGGRDAEHPNQWRRTIGADYWQARAFGDLGAMAETRLALLTSLLPSLAIGKVSRIVDGKFLRVEGKRHAYKIHLGSGNILMEPAGRYLCIVPATANVARADVRLPFEGDNMLSIILSKAAMLADDDKITDASILSQLGR; this comes from the coding sequence ATGGCGCTGTTCGACGTGTTCAAATCGAAGGTGCGGACCCTCGAAGATTGGTCGCCCGACGTTCCGTGGTCCAATGTCGACGTAGCCGCGCTTATCGCGGATATGCGCCGGACTAACGTTCCGGCGCTGGACAAGATCATCATCGACGTCATTGACGATCATGGTCGGCACCGCTGGTTGGAGGTGAGAGGCGAGGTGCGTCGGGTTGTCGAGGCATTGTACGAGGCCGAAAAGATGCGACTGCTCGGCCGGACAACCCTAATCGAGGCTGCATTACAATCCCTGTTTGCTCGCTTTGGCTGCCGCCCGGAACACGGGTCTTTCTTTCACAACATTCATGACTGGGAAGGACTCATTCGCGACGCCATCCACGCAAGTGGCGCAATGAACATGAAATTGGATGATCTGGCGACCCTGGACATCGTGCGCGCCGCACGGTGCAGGCTCAGTCGCGGAGCGAGGCGAGAACTTCGCGACATCGCTCGACTGCTTGTCGAGAAAGTCCCTGAACCGATGAGCGCCGTTCAGCGCCGCTCGCTGGTCGATCTCGCCGGATTAGTCGACAAGGCGCCGTGGAAGGCCTGGGATTACCGGGAGGTGCTTCAATCTATCGAGCCAATGTTCGCCAAGATCGGCCGTCCACTTGCCGAGAGCGATGTCTTCGTCAAGGATCAACAGCTGAAGGGGATTGCTGAAGCCGCGTTTGAATATGTTTGCGGAGGAATAAGCCCGCCGCTCAAAACGGTGATCCGAGGAATATATGAGGACGACAGCGCCCGGGATTTCGAGAAGCGCCCGGGCATTTCCGAGTTGCAGGCGTCGACGCCTGAAGCGAAGGGTGAATTGCTCGCCCTGATCGTCGACGTTTACCTGCGCGTCGTCGCACTTCGCGATTCAAAGGCTCCCAACTTCCCTGCGTACAACGAGATCAGCGCGCACCTTGCAATCGCACGACTTGTTCCCGGCACAAAGCTTGTGACGCACAGAGGGAATTACGCCAGCGGGTTGGGCGAACTCGTTGCAGTCGTGCTCAAGAAAAAGATCATCGCGGATGACCGGACGTCGGCGGAACTGCTTGCGACGATGCCAAGGTGGGACGCCCTGCAGGACATGCGTGTCGTGAAAATTATCCTCGCGACGATCGCCGCCGGGCCCGCGCCGCTCACCCGAAAAGCCGCTCAGGATCTCCTTTCGGATACTTCGGCGACCTTCGATGGAAAGGGACGCGCATCTCGCGTCCAGGCGCTGGAAGCACTCGGTGCTGCGCTCGAATCCCGCGCGTTCGCCACCGATCCTGGGCAATCGATCGAGCTGCCGCTCCCTCCGCGCCCCGTATTCGAACCCATCACGGCCAAATCCGTCGTGCTCAGGAGCCTATGGGACTATTACGGCGATCTGTCGGACTTCCGCAAATGCTCGGCGGAGGACCGCGCCTATGTGGAGCAGTGCCTTCGCAGACCGCCACCTCGCCCGCCGGCCGAAGGAACGCTCTCACTGATCCAAGCGGCAGCGATGGCCCTGCGCGCGCTCAGCACGGCTGATGAGGCCGACGTAGACGCCGGACCGTTGCTCGCGCGCATGGGCAAGCTGTCGGAGATTCCGCAGGAGCTGCGCGCGCCGTGGAAGTCGCTGCATATCCGCGCGCTCGAGCTGGAGGGAAAGAGCAGTCCATCTGGCAAGTGGCTCAAGGCGGCTCACGAGACGCTTTCCGGCCTCTCGCCCCAGCAGAAGATCGCTTTTCTTGGGGCGGTGCTCGATATGCCGGGGCCCTCCGGGGTTCTTGCCCGAGCGGCGGTCTACCTGGCTGCGGAGTGGTCGCCCGACGCCGTCGGACCCATGCTGGCGCGGCACGCTCAGAACGTGTGTTTCCAAAGCATTCCGTCCTGGGGCATGCGCGACGAGCGCCTGGGCAACGCCTGCCTGTGGGCCTTGATCCATTTGCCGCAAGGCGGCGGCGTGCCCTATCTCGCGCGGCTGCTGTCGCGGGTGAAATATCCGAAGGTGAAAAAGCGCATCGAGGCGGCGCTGAACGAGGCGGCGGCCGAGGCGGGCATCACCCGCGGCGAGCTCGACGAGCTGTCGGTCCCGACCCATGACCTCGATGCTCACGGCACCGCCGAAATCGCCGTTGGCGAGGGCGCGGCGCTGCTTGCGATCGCGGGCACGGCCTCGGTCGAGGTGACGTGGCGCGCGGCGAACGGGAAAGTCTCGAAATCTGTCCCGGCCGTCCTCAAGGAGCGCAAGGATGCCATCAAGGCGGTCAAGGCGCTCGCCAAGGAGATCGAGGCCGATCTATCCGTCCAGCCGCAACGCCTGCAACGCTTGTGGCTCGATGACCGGCGCTGGGCGGCGGAGGTCTGGCGGCAACGCTATGCGGAGCATCCGCTGGTTGGCGCGCTGAGCCGCCGGCTGATCTGGAATGTGCATCACGGCGACGATCGGGTCGCTGTCGCATGGTCGGGTGGCGGCATGACCGACGTGAGCGGCAAGCCGGTCTCGATCGACGGCGCGGAGATCACACTCTGGCACCCGATCGGCTGTACGGTCGGGGAGGTGATGGCCTGGCGGGAGAGGCTCGGCGCGCTCGATATCACGCAGCCGTTCAAGCAGGCACACCGGGAAGTGTATCTTGTCACCGAGGCCGAACGGCGCACCGGCGCCTATTCGAATCGTTTTGCCGGGCACATCGTCAAGCAGCACCAGCTCATGGCGCTGGCGCGCCTCAATGGCTGGATGGTGACGCATCGGATCTGGGCCGACAGGCCCAACGACGAGCCGACGCACATCGTGCTGCCGCGGCAGGGTCTCGTCGCGGAATTCTGGACCGCGGGCGCCGGTGGCGATGATCCCGAGGTCACCGATGCCCAGGCGTATCTCTATCTGACGACCGACCAGCTCCGCTTCTACCGGATCGCAAATCCTGCCGAGGCCGTCGTCGCATCGGCTCGCGGCCCGGAAAGGGGAGCAGCCGCCAACATCGAGGATGTCCCGCCGCTCGCGCTGTCCGAGGTGATGCGCCATTGCGACCTGTTCGTCGGCGTCGCCTCCGTCGCGAATGACCCCAATTGGGCCGACGGCGGCCGAGACGCTGAACACCCCAACCAGTGGCGCCGTACGATCGGCGCCGATTACTGGCAGGCACGGGCTTTCGGCGATCTCGGTGCGATGGCCGAGACGCGCCTCGCCCTGTTGACGTCCCTTCTGCCGAGCCTTGCCATCGGCAAGGTCAGCCGTATCGTCGATGGCAAATTTCTGCGCGTCGAGGGCAAGCGGCACGCCTACAAGATCCACCTTGGCTCCGGCAACATCCTCATGGAGCCTGCCGGCCGGTATCTGTGCATCGTCCCGGCGACCGCGAATGTGGCTCGGGCCGACGTGCGCTTGCCGTTCGAGGGCGACAACATGCTCTCGATCATCCTGTCAAAGGCAGCGATGCTTGCCGACGACGACAAGATCACCGACGCCAGCATCCTGAGCCAGCTCGGACGGTGA
- the argS gene encoding arginine--tRNA ligase: MPDTSSSPHLFADVLARVHAVCRALAADASWPEGIDFSRVVVEPPRDASHGDMATNAAMVLAKEAKAKPRDLAEQIAARLRADALIAKVDVAGPGFINLTLKPAAWAEALRTVLREGADYGRVRGGSRVNVEYVSANPTGPMHVGHCRGAVFGDALASLLEFGGHDVTREYYINDAGAQVDVLARSAFLRYREALGEDIGAIPEGLYPGDYLKPVGAALAQEHGDKLLAMSEAQWLPTVRAKAIAMMMDEIKDDLAALNIRHDVFFSERSLIETGNNKVAETIDFLKAKGDIYEGRLPPPKGAPVEDWEDREQLLFKATAYGDDVDRPLIKSDNSYTYFASDIAYHKDKFDRGFAEMIDVWGADHGGYIKRMQAAVKATTSGKGALDVKIVQLVKLLRNGEPVKMSKRSGDFVTLREVVDEVGQDAVRFMMLYRKNDAVLDFDLAKVMEQSRDNPVFYVQYGHARGHSIFRNARVEVFPDLPEDAGKRIAWLGESAVERLSDPVELDLLKRLAIYPRMLEAAAAAHEPHRIAFYLYDLASEFHALWTKGRDLPYLRFIINNDADLTKARLAMVQGVVSVLASGLAILGVHAPDEMR; encoded by the coding sequence ATGCCCGACACATCCTCAAGCCCGCATCTGTTCGCCGACGTGCTCGCACGCGTGCACGCCGTCTGCCGCGCGCTCGCCGCGGACGCCAGCTGGCCCGAGGGCATCGATTTCTCGCGCGTGGTGGTCGAGCCGCCGCGCGATGCCTCTCATGGCGACATGGCGACCAACGCCGCCATGGTGCTTGCGAAAGAGGCAAAGGCAAAGCCCCGCGATCTCGCCGAGCAGATCGCGGCGCGGCTCCGCGCCGACGCGCTGATCGCCAAGGTCGACGTTGCGGGCCCGGGCTTCATCAACTTGACGCTCAAGCCCGCCGCTTGGGCCGAGGCACTGCGGACCGTGCTGCGCGAGGGCGCCGATTACGGCCGCGTGCGCGGTGGCTCCAGGGTCAATGTCGAATACGTCTCGGCCAACCCGACCGGGCCGATGCATGTCGGCCATTGCCGTGGCGCCGTGTTCGGCGACGCGCTCGCAAGCCTGCTCGAGTTCGGCGGCCATGACGTCACGCGCGAATATTACATCAACGACGCCGGCGCGCAGGTCGACGTGCTCGCACGCTCCGCGTTCCTCAGGTATCGCGAGGCGCTCGGCGAGGACATCGGCGCGATCCCGGAAGGCCTCTATCCGGGTGATTATCTGAAGCCGGTCGGCGCGGCGCTCGCGCAGGAGCACGGCGACAAGCTGCTCGCGATGAGCGAAGCGCAATGGCTGCCGACGGTGCGGGCCAAGGCGATCGCCATGATGATGGACGAGATCAAGGACGATCTCGCGGCCCTCAACATCCGCCACGACGTGTTCTTCTCGGAGCGCTCGCTGATCGAGACCGGCAACAACAAGGTCGCCGAGACCATCGATTTCCTGAAGGCCAAGGGCGACATCTACGAAGGCCGCCTGCCGCCGCCAAAGGGCGCACCGGTCGAGGACTGGGAAGACCGCGAGCAGCTGCTGTTCAAGGCGACCGCTTACGGCGACGATGTCGATCGACCGCTGATCAAGTCGGATAATTCCTACACCTACTTCGCCTCCGACATCGCCTATCACAAGGACAAGTTCGACCGTGGTTTTGCGGAGATGATCGATGTCTGGGGCGCCGACCATGGCGGTTACATCAAGCGCATGCAGGCGGCCGTGAAGGCCACGACGTCCGGCAAGGGCGCGCTCGACGTCAAGATCGTCCAGCTCGTGAAGTTGCTGCGCAACGGCGAACCGGTGAAAATGTCGAAGCGGAGCGGGGACTTCGTCACCTTGCGTGAGGTGGTGGATGAGGTCGGCCAGGACGCCGTCCGCTTCATGATGCTATACCGCAAGAACGACGCGGTGCTCGATTTCGACCTCGCCAAGGTCATGGAACAGTCGCGCGACAATCCGGTGTTCTACGTCCAGTACGGCCACGCCCGCGGCCACTCGATCTTCCGCAATGCGCGGGTCGAGGTATTCCCCGACCTGCCGGAAGATGCTGGCAAGCGCATCGCCTGGCTCGGTGAGTCGGCGGTGGAGCGGCTCTCGGACCCCGTCGAGCTCGATCTTCTTAAGCGCCTCGCAATTTATCCGAGGATGCTGGAAGCTGCCGCGGCGGCTCATGAGCCGCACCGAATTGCTTTCTATCTCTATGACTTAGCGAGCGAATTTCACGCACTTTGGACGAAGGGGCGCGATTTGCCCTATTTACGCTTCATTATCAATAATGATGCAGATCTTACAAAGGCGCGACTGGCCATGGTCCAGGGCGTCGTCTCGGTCCTGGCATCGGGCCTCGCCATCCTCGGCGTCCATGCCCCGGACGAGATGCGGTAG
- a CDS encoding deoxyguanosinetriphosphate triphosphohydrolase, producing MAAPRAPYACDPERSRGRLVAEPPSRTRSPFRRDCDRVIHSTAFRRLKYKTQVFVFHEGDHYRTRLTHSLEVAQIARALARQLGLDEDLTETLALAHDLGHPPFGHAGERALDACLKDFGGFDHNAQALRVVGSLEHRYPEFDGLNLTWEALEGIVKHNGPLTDRSGAPVGRYREHGIPVGIADYIKTYDLELWSFASLEAQVAAIADDIAYDAHDIDDGLRAGLFHLDDLKVMPLTAEIIAETSAHYPDLEDVRRGAELVRELISHLIGAVFAEAERNLAAAKPQSAQDVRQQSRALISFPAAVAEEEAAIKRFLYQHMYRHKRVMRVMAEAEQILFDLFAKYLTSPADLPPEWLVGAQGDDEGDRARRIGNFIAGMTDRFALTEHQRLFDSTPDLR from the coding sequence ATGGCAGCCCCTCGCGCGCCCTATGCCTGCGACCCTGAGCGCAGCCGTGGCCGGCTGGTCGCGGAGCCCCCGAGCCGGACCCGGAGCCCGTTCCGGCGGGATTGCGACCGGGTGATCCATTCGACCGCATTCCGCCGCCTGAAGTACAAGACCCAGGTGTTCGTGTTCCACGAGGGCGACCATTACCGCACCCGGCTGACCCATTCGCTGGAGGTGGCCCAGATCGCCCGCGCGCTGGCCCGCCAGCTCGGGCTGGACGAGGACCTCACGGAAACATTGGCGCTCGCCCACGACCTCGGCCATCCGCCGTTCGGCCATGCCGGCGAGCGGGCGCTGGATGCCTGCCTGAAGGACTTTGGCGGCTTCGACCACAACGCCCAGGCGCTCCGCGTCGTCGGCTCGCTGGAGCACCGCTATCCCGAGTTCGACGGGCTCAACCTGACCTGGGAGGCGCTGGAGGGCATCGTCAAGCACAACGGCCCGCTGACCGATCGTAGCGGCGCGCCGGTCGGGCGATATCGCGAGCACGGCATTCCCGTCGGCATCGCCGACTATATCAAGACCTACGATCTCGAACTCTGGAGCTTCGCCTCGCTGGAAGCGCAAGTGGCCGCGATCGCCGACGACATCGCTTATGACGCCCATGACATCGACGACGGCCTGCGTGCCGGGCTGTTCCACCTCGACGACCTCAAGGTGATGCCGCTCACCGCCGAGATCATCGCCGAGACCTCGGCGCATTATCCCGATCTCGAAGACGTCAGGCGCGGCGCGGAACTCGTGCGCGAGCTGATCTCGCATCTGATCGGGGCGGTCTTCGCCGAGGCCGAGAGGAACTTGGCCGCCGCGAAACCGCAATCGGCCCAGGACGTGCGCCAGCAGAGCCGGGCGCTGATCTCGTTCCCGGCGGCGGTGGCCGAAGAGGAGGCCGCCATCAAGCGCTTTCTCTATCAGCACATGTACCGCCACAAGCGGGTGATGCGGGTGATGGCGGAGGCGGAACAGATCCTGTTCGACCTGTTCGCCAAATACCTGACATCGCCGGCCGATCTGCCGCCGGAATGGCTGGTGGGGGCGCAAGGCGACGACGAGGGCGACCGGGCCCGCCGGATTGGCAATTTCATTGCCGGAATGACCGACCGTTTCGCTCTGACCGAGCACCAGCGGCTCTTTGACTCGACCCCGGATTTGCGTTAG
- the erpA gene encoding iron-sulfur cluster insertion protein ErpA produces MTTAVTISDRAARRIGEILKGEGTGAMLRISVEGGGCSGFQYKFDIDRDRTDDDLVIEQENAVVLVDSASQPFLAGSQVDFVDDLIGASFRVNNPNATASCGCGTSFSI; encoded by the coding sequence ATGACGACTGCCGTGACCATCAGTGACCGCGCCGCCCGCCGGATTGGGGAGATCCTCAAGGGCGAAGGCACAGGCGCGATGCTGCGCATCTCGGTCGAGGGCGGCGGCTGCTCCGGCTTCCAGTACAAGTTCGACATCGACCGCGACCGCACCGACGACGATCTTGTCATCGAGCAGGAGAACGCAGTGGTGCTGGTCGATTCCGCCTCGCAGCCGTTCCTGGCAGGCTCGCAGGTCGATTTCGTCGACGACCTGATCGGCGCCTCGTTCCGCGTCAACAATCCCAACGCCACGGCGTCCTGCGGCTGCGGCACCAGCTTCTCGATCTGA